In one Deltaproteobacteria bacterium genomic region, the following are encoded:
- a CDS encoding PAS domain S-box protein — translation MNRYFKSKKGISIWITTSVIILLIILLALTVNHAREKAIIEQFSRQQATIAAGAAAGIEDMVAGIERIIVILSKLPTVEQIECEETIRSIQTAYDDLDGKVEFIVRLDGNGDISCGYPPAFIDVAAFENFSGHPFFANIRESREFYVGEFSLSGAAGMLPEWGSVPMTAIAVPSVDRNGEFVGATLAALSLKTIVKRYVAPAAEKGVYDFWIVDGAGTIIFHSNPVLVGKNVENISTLREPVFEEIAGGTGLGYGGYVVSKGMGDIRRSIVAYAPMRIGSLQWSFVMVTPYKAVIAIVRKAFINIMLGAAGLIVVVIITGTTIARAGARRLRLHEELKRLQEREEWQGKLLREKKTVEGIIEGSPVPTFVIDKEHRVILWNRACAELTGSSARDMIGTDRHYIPFYREKRPLIADIIVDYDHEVLQKYYGAKKIVQSDIVEGAYEAKDYFENLNGKDRYLYFLAAPIYDEKGEVTAAIESIQDISYEEEMARNLREFADSIEREKKTVEGIVEGSPIPTFVIDKHHTIIFWNKACAELTGYDAAQMIGTGKHYLPFYREKRPVIADFIIDGNVAGLDQYYGSKKVRKSEVVRGAYEARDFFANLGGRDRHLYFLAAPIYDDKGNITAAVETLQDISREKEMSEHLREYADNLQKELKENIKLRKEIEELYNYLQSIIDSLPDKIFDLSGEGIINFVSRDIKRDGGISKEIKGMHFTEFVDPQHRDYVITKWNDAKNGIFKPYELEVTARDGTRRDLLISPRPVKGTDRYVLVQRDITELKDLEKKYYESQKLAAVGQLSAGIAHEVRNPLSSIKMSLQILEKRMNPQGNDMKRFRIAQREVEHLEKLVNDVLVFARPAEPRKELSDVRGIMEHALAMVEKALTDKRIKLHQRYDDGIPLMNVDPAMMEQALINLYHNAVDAMEENGKLLISAKMSGKNRNRLKIEIEDNGCGIDEADLPHLFNPFFTKKKYGTGLGLSQVSKIIDQHQGTTEILSKKGEGTRFIITLPIEGSGGASANNSDDAQGPS, via the coding sequence CCAGGGAAAAAGCGATCATCGAACAGTTCAGCCGTCAGCAGGCGACCATTGCGGCCGGGGCGGCCGCCGGCATAGAGGACATGGTAGCCGGCATCGAACGGATCATCGTGATCCTTTCCAAATTGCCGACGGTGGAACAGATCGAATGCGAGGAAACGATCCGGAGCATTCAGACCGCCTATGATGACCTGGATGGGAAGGTCGAATTCATCGTTCGGCTCGACGGGAACGGCGATATTTCCTGCGGGTATCCTCCTGCTTTCATCGATGTCGCAGCATTTGAAAACTTCAGCGGCCATCCATTCTTTGCAAACATCCGTGAATCCCGGGAATTTTATGTTGGTGAGTTCTCGCTGTCGGGCGCAGCGGGCATGCTTCCCGAGTGGGGATCCGTCCCGATGACGGCGATCGCCGTTCCCTCCGTGGACCGAAACGGAGAATTCGTCGGGGCAACGCTGGCCGCGCTTTCACTGAAAACGATAGTCAAGCGGTACGTGGCACCGGCGGCGGAAAAGGGCGTGTACGATTTCTGGATCGTCGACGGGGCGGGAACGATCATTTTTCATTCAAACCCGGTGTTGGTCGGCAAGAACGTCGAAAATATTTCAACTCTCAGGGAGCCTGTTTTCGAGGAAATCGCGGGGGGAACCGGATTGGGATACGGCGGGTACGTTGTGAGCAAGGGCATGGGGGATATACGACGCAGCATCGTCGCCTATGCACCGATGCGCATAGGTTCCCTGCAGTGGTCTTTTGTCATGGTCACCCCCTATAAGGCAGTCATAGCCATCGTGAGGAAGGCGTTCATCAATATCATGCTCGGCGCAGCCGGGCTCATTGTCGTCGTGATCATAACCGGGACCACCATCGCGCGGGCCGGCGCCAGGCGGCTCCGTCTTCACGAGGAATTGAAGCGTCTTCAGGAACGGGAGGAGTGGCAGGGCAAGCTCCTGAGAGAGAAGAAGACCGTGGAAGGGATCATTGAAGGGTCCCCGGTCCCCACCTTTGTTATCGACAAGGAACATCGGGTCATACTGTGGAACAGGGCCTGCGCCGAACTGACCGGATCGAGCGCCCGGGACATGATCGGGACGGACCGGCACTATATTCCCTTTTACCGTGAGAAAAGGCCGCTTATCGCCGATATTATCGTCGATTATGACCACGAAGTGCTGCAGAAGTACTACGGTGCGAAGAAGATCGTACAATCCGATATTGTTGAAGGTGCTTACGAGGCAAAGGATTATTTTGAAAATCTCAATGGAAAGGACCGGTATCTCTATTTCCTCGCCGCCCCGATCTATGATGAGAAGGGAGAGGTGACGGCGGCGATCGAGAGTATTCAGGATATCTCATATGAAGAGGAGATGGCCCGGAACCTTCGCGAGTTTGCCGACAGTATTGAAAGAGAGAAGAAGACCGTGGAAGGAATCGTCGAGGGATCGCCGATCCCGACCTTTGTCATCGACAAGCACCATACCATTATCTTCTGGAACAAGGCCTGTGCCGAACTGACAGGGTATGACGCCGCGCAGATGATCGGCACCGGCAAACATTACCTTCCTTTTTACCGCGAAAAGAGACCGGTCATCGCCGATTTCATCATCGACGGGAACGTCGCCGGACTGGATCAGTATTACGGTTCCAAGAAAGTACGGAAATCAGAGGTGGTCCGGGGGGCCTACGAGGCACGGGACTTCTTTGCCAACCTGGGAGGCAGGGACCGGCATCTCTATTTTCTGGCGGCGCCCATATACGATGACAAGGGGAACATTACCGCCGCCGTTGAAACATTGCAGGATATTTCCCGGGAAAAGGAAATGTCGGAGCATCTTCGCGAGTATGCGGACAACCTCCAGAAGGAGCTCAAGGAGAACATAAAGCTCAGGAAGGAGATCGAAGAGCTCTATAATTATCTCCAATCCATCATCGACAGCCTGCCCGACAAGATTTTCGACCTGAGCGGTGAGGGGATTATCAACTTTGTGAGCAGAGACATTAAGCGCGACGGAGGGATATCGAAAGAGATCAAGGGGATGCATTTTACGGAATTCGTCGATCCCCAGCACCGGGATTACGTCATAACAAAATGGAACGATGCCAAGAATGGAATATTCAAACCCTATGAGCTTGAAGTGACGGCCCGCGACGGGACGCGGCGGGACCTGCTCATTTCACCCCGCCCCGTAAAGGGAACGGACCGGTATGTTCTCGTTCAGCGAGATATCACAGAGCTGAAAGATCTTGAAAAGAAGTATTATGAAAGCCAGAAACTGGCGGCGGTGGGACAGCTATCCGCCGGCATTGCCCATGAAGTAAGGAATCCCCTCTCATCGATCAAGATGAGCCTTCAGATCCTCGAAAAACGTATGAATCCGCAGGGCAACGACATGAAGCGGTTCCGGATCGCTCAGAGGGAAGTTGAGCACCTGGAAAAACTGGTCAATGATGTGCTCGTTTTCGCCAGGCCCGCGGAACCCAGGAAAGAGTTGTCCGATGTCAGGGGGATCATGGAGCATGCTCTCGCGATGGTGGAAAAGGCCCTGACGGATAAAAGGATCAAACTGCACCAGCGATACGATGACGGGATTCCTCTCATGAACGTTGATCCGGCAATGATGGAACAGGCGCTCATCAACCTGTACCACAACGCTGTTGACGCCATGGAGGAAAACGGAAAACTTCTCATATCGGCCAAAATGAGCGGTAAGAACAGAAACAGGCTGAAGATCGAAATAGAAGATAACGGGTGCGGTATCGACGAGGCCGATCTGCCGCACCTGTTCAACCCCTTCTTTACGAAGAAAAAATACGGGACCGGGCTGGGACTTTCCCAGGTCAGTAAAATTATTGATCAGCATCAGGGGACGACGGAAATCCTGAGCAAGAAAGGGGAGGGCACCAGATTCATAATCACGCTTCCGATTGAGGGGAGCGGTGGGGCCTCCGCTAACAATTCCGATGACGCACAAGGGCCATCGTAA